A stretch of the Acidilobus sp. 7A genome encodes the following:
- a CDS encoding molybdopterin-dependent oxidoreductase: protein MSGVQGIIGCKAYLSRRLAQIGMPVVFECSSTDKLTSLDDVKAEALAGLRVLSELTESGGLMIIYSGHELIGRSFDLFSFRIVSGQSEVGNLRIVTRKSTFVNLTGVMFTNALPLLPAESDLLMRGYVSSGEVMDRLMATRDCPSADVPVGQVTIPKFVIYSAEGEIPRIERGSWKLRLKGLDGDQVELSLAEVMELSRDLGDEDFHCVTGWSVRGRRYLGIPLKELLKGLSGLDEAKWVYSWSVSGYSSVMPTDVALDSAALIAGMDGKALPDENGGPARIFSPLLYGWKGTKWVTTIELLKDYEDGYWEALAYHERGLVSRNERFKIRNPLLTDLC, encoded by the coding sequence ATGAGCGGCGTACAGGGCATCATAGGCTGTAAGGCGTACCTAAGCAGGAGGCTCGCGCAGATAGGCATGCCTGTGGTCTTTGAGTGCTCCTCGACAGACAAGCTAACATCGCTTGATGATGTGAAGGCCGAGGCCCTCGCGGGCCTCAGGGTGCTCTCGGAGCTCACGGAATCAGGCGGACTCATGATAATCTACTCAGGGCATGAGCTCATAGGCAGGTCCTTTGACCTCTTCTCATTCAGAATCGTGAGTGGCCAGAGCGAGGTAGGCAACCTGAGGATTGTCACTAGGAAATCTACGTTCGTGAACCTGACAGGCGTCATGTTCACCAACGCCCTGCCCCTGCTCCCTGCCGAGAGCGACCTACTGATGAGAGGCTATGTATCATCAGGGGAGGTAATGGACCGCTTGATGGCAACGAGGGACTGCCCCTCGGCCGACGTGCCTGTAGGGCAGGTGACGATACCGAAGTTCGTCATATACTCAGCAGAGGGCGAGATACCAAGGATTGAGAGGGGGTCGTGGAAGTTAAGACTTAAGGGGCTTGACGGCGACCAGGTGGAGCTCAGCCTTGCAGAGGTTATGGAGCTCTCAAGGGATCTGGGCGACGAGGACTTCCACTGCGTCACCGGCTGGAGCGTCAGGGGAAGGAGATATCTCGGGATCCCACTTAAGGAGCTTCTCAAGGGGCTGAGCGGCCTTGACGAGGCCAAGTGGGTCTACTCGTGGAGCGTCTCAGGCTACTCCTCTGTCATGCCCACGGATGTCGCGCTTGACAGCGCCGCGCTCATAGCTGGCATGGATGGCAAGGCGCTCCCAGACGAGAATGGTGGGCCTGCAAGGATCTTCAGCCCGCTCCTCTATGGATGGAAAGGCACCAAGTGGGTCACCACAATAGAGCTACTAAAGGATTATGAGGACGGTTACTGGGAGGCCCTGGCATACCACGAAAGAGGGCTTGTCTCACGGAATGAGAGGTTTAAGATAAGGAATCCGTTGCTAACCGACCTCTGCTAG
- a CDS encoding APC family permease, translating to MTTTEATQGSLLARRLGLLDLVFLSFGGQAALLSLLTYATGVISYTRGFAPVVVVIGTLLVLFNAAVVYGLSKRYGEAGGYYIYAFYSLTRRLGLETGWLYILYSTVYGSAYVLGAAYVLFYVLHVSPLAAAALIFVPAAIFLVLGIRPSAKYAEIASIVELVVLVYITLINLAIAGFHFYNPFSRSESSIPLSMLAAGILFAIGIPTGYGSITPLGGEALKKEDIGKAALIVVVAGGLLGALVVYSIIDASIMRGQVNFILAARIPVIDFMRKFYGDIYAAPLIFAAFNDGILAPLSFMAATSRTIYAMARNEMLPRSLAIIRWGHPFNSVLTTAVLYAAVTFPALLVYDKPFALFLVYGSLAGLANLFVHLSANFSYILEGVRSLKRAAMFSSLRATRWIARKVGDIIIGVVATLISLWATSISFLSKSLQLQVDLFVMWIIVGFIYAEVLEELKAISRPDSKEVA from the coding sequence ATGACAACGACAGAGGCCACTCAAGGCAGCCTGTTAGCTAGGAGACTAGGCCTGCTAGACCTGGTGTTCCTCTCGTTCGGAGGTCAGGCAGCCCTGCTATCACTGTTGACATACGCAACCGGCGTGATTTCATATACGAGGGGCTTCGCTCCAGTCGTAGTTGTGATAGGAACTCTTCTGGTACTTTTCAACGCAGCGGTCGTTTATGGCCTCTCAAAGAGGTACGGCGAGGCAGGCGGATATTATATATATGCCTTCTACAGCCTAACTAGAAGGCTAGGCCTTGAGACGGGATGGCTTTATATACTATACTCCACGGTGTACGGTTCGGCCTACGTACTTGGAGCTGCCTACGTGCTTTTTTATGTTCTTCACGTGAGCCCCTTAGCGGCAGCGGCCCTAATTTTCGTTCCCGCAGCCATTTTCCTAGTACTTGGCATAAGGCCCTCCGCAAAGTATGCTGAGATAGCATCTATAGTTGAGCTTGTGGTCTTGGTTTATATAACGCTCATAAACTTAGCCATCGCAGGCTTTCACTTCTACAACCCCTTCTCGCGAAGTGAATCATCAATACCGCTATCAATGTTGGCGGCTGGCATACTCTTTGCAATAGGTATACCAACTGGCTATGGATCAATAACGCCACTTGGGGGCGAGGCGTTAAAAAAGGAGGACATCGGCAAGGCCGCGCTTATAGTTGTAGTAGCTGGTGGCCTTCTTGGAGCACTTGTCGTTTACTCCATTATTGACGCCTCGATTATGAGAGGGCAGGTTAACTTCATACTGGCTGCTAGGATACCAGTTATAGACTTTATGAGGAAGTTCTACGGTGACATTTATGCTGCACCACTGATATTTGCAGCGTTTAATGATGGCATACTCGCACCGCTCTCATTTATGGCAGCTACCTCCAGGACCATTTATGCTATGGCAAGAAATGAGATGCTGCCAAGGAGCCTTGCTATTATAAGGTGGGGTCATCCATTTAACTCCGTCTTAACTACAGCGGTGCTCTATGCAGCCGTCACGTTCCCGGCGCTACTGGTTTATGATAAACCATTTGCCCTCTTCCTTGTCTATGGAAGCCTGGCGGGCCTAGCCAACCTGTTTGTGCACCTCTCTGCCAACTTCTCCTACATACTTGAAGGGGTCAGAAGCCTCAAGAGGGCAGCCATGTTCAGCTCGCTAAGAGCGACGAGATGGATAGCGCGTAAGGTAGGCGACATTATAATAGGCGTTGTGGCGACCCTTATCTCGCTCTGGGCTACGTCGATAAGCTTTCTGTCAAAGAGCCTGCAGCTACAGGTCGACTTGTTTGTGATGTGGATCATAGTTGGCTTCATATACGCCGAGGTTCTAGAGGAGCTTAAGGCTATAAGTCGCCCTGATAGTAAGGAGGTCGCATAG
- the fni gene encoding type 2 isopentenyl-diphosphate Delta-isomerase codes for MTLTSNRKLEHIDIVRRGGVEPERSTLLEYVRIVHRSLPEVDLDGIDLSVEFCGHELGAPLIITGMTGGHPDAEPINAAIAKAAEKFNIAMGVGSQRAALEDPSLIHTFSVVRERAPHAFIVANLGGAQLVKGYGVKEALKAIEMIRADAIAIHLNVGQELFQDEGDTRFEGILQIAGELADELAVPVIVKEVGTGLSAEDVSLLRSIGVKCFDVAGLGGTNWIKIETLRSRAKHGYPLRDPGSIAEQWGNPTAVSIVEARSAAPDAYIIGSGGLRDGLDVAKAIALGADIGGFAAPALRALSSGQEGLERYLADVLYQLKSVLVMTGARRPHDLWSASVTVWGELMEELKVRNVDVTSYLNSRVMTLLWRRRSSGI; via the coding sequence ATGACGCTGACCAGTAACCGTAAGTTAGAGCATATAGATATCGTGAGAAGAGGTGGAGTAGAGCCAGAGAGATCCACGCTTCTTGAATATGTGAGGATAGTGCACAGGTCGCTTCCAGAGGTAGACCTTGATGGAATAGACTTAAGCGTAGAGTTCTGTGGCCATGAGCTGGGGGCGCCACTAATAATAACTGGCATGACGGGTGGACACCCTGACGCAGAGCCTATAAATGCGGCTATAGCCAAGGCCGCGGAGAAGTTTAACATAGCTATGGGGGTTGGCAGCCAGAGAGCTGCTCTGGAGGACCCCTCTCTAATTCACACGTTCTCGGTTGTCAGGGAGAGGGCGCCTCACGCCTTCATAGTAGCTAACCTAGGTGGAGCTCAGCTCGTCAAGGGCTATGGGGTTAAGGAGGCCCTAAAGGCTATAGAGATGATCAGGGCCGACGCAATAGCGATACATCTAAATGTCGGGCAGGAGCTATTTCAGGATGAAGGGGATACGCGCTTTGAGGGTATACTTCAGATCGCGGGCGAGCTTGCGGACGAGCTGGCGGTGCCTGTGATTGTTAAGGAGGTCGGCACGGGCCTCAGCGCTGAGGACGTCAGCCTGCTGAGGTCTATTGGAGTTAAATGCTTTGACGTCGCTGGGCTTGGTGGGACTAACTGGATAAAGATAGAGACCCTGAGGTCCAGGGCAAAGCATGGCTACCCGCTCAGGGACCCAGGTAGTATTGCCGAGCAGTGGGGTAACCCCACTGCTGTGTCAATAGTCGAGGCGCGCAGCGCTGCGCCTGACGCCTACATCATAGGTAGCGGGGGCCTAAGGGACGGCCTAGATGTGGCGAAGGCTATAGCTCTTGGCGCTGACATAGGTGGGTTCGCGGCGCCTGCGCTGAGGGCCCTCTCCTCCGGGCAGGAGGGCCTGGAGAGGTACCTGGCCGACGTTCTGTACCAGCTCAAGTCAGTCCTAGTGATGACAGGGGCTAGGAGGCCTCACGATCTTTGGAGTGCCAGCGTAACCGTCTGGGGTGAGCTGATGGAGGAGCTTAAAGTGAGAAACGTGGACGTCACTAGCTACTTAAATAGCAGAGTTATGACCTTACTTTGGAGGCGGCGGAGCAGTGGCATATGA
- a CDS encoding polyprenyl synthetase family protein: MAYESMDELVDRYVPLVNSEIYNILRGAPEELYRASAHLIKAGGKRLRPLVVLATARALGSLEAESRALPLASAVEIFHNFTLVHDDIMDNDDFRRGVPTVHKVYGVPLAITAGDLMFSLSYVAILKSRETGLEDEYVVKAVRALTEASQKVAEGQGYDLLFERSWDVDAEDYLKMIYLKTGALIEASAKLGAIAARAKDEVIEAMGEYGRLVGLAFQIRDDILGTFGDPSKTGKPIYSDLRRGKKTILVIKVARSSESAKKLLMEIFSGKASEDKLSEAAELMKSLGVLEYAQKLAESYSQLAVEKLELLRGAGLVVDEKAYRALKDLALFSAQREK, from the coding sequence GTGGCATATGAGAGCATGGACGAGCTCGTCGACAGGTATGTGCCCCTCGTGAACTCAGAAATATATAACATACTAAGGGGCGCGCCCGAGGAGCTCTACAGAGCCTCGGCGCACTTAATAAAGGCGGGGGGCAAGAGACTGAGGCCGCTGGTAGTCCTCGCCACAGCAAGGGCCCTCGGCTCTCTTGAGGCGGAGTCCCGCGCCCTGCCTTTGGCGTCGGCCGTAGAGATTTTCCATAACTTCACGCTTGTGCATGACGATATAATGGATAATGATGACTTCAGAAGGGGCGTGCCAACGGTCCACAAGGTCTACGGCGTTCCTTTAGCTATAACCGCTGGGGACCTCATGTTCTCTCTATCATATGTGGCTATCCTGAAGAGCAGGGAGACAGGGCTAGAGGATGAATACGTGGTCAAAGCCGTGAGAGCGCTTACAGAGGCCTCACAAAAGGTTGCTGAGGGGCAGGGCTATGACCTGCTCTTTGAGAGGAGCTGGGACGTCGACGCAGAGGACTACCTTAAGATGATCTACCTTAAGACGGGGGCCCTCATAGAGGCCTCAGCGAAGCTTGGCGCTATAGCTGCAAGGGCGAAGGACGAAGTGATTGAGGCTATGGGCGAGTACGGAAGGCTCGTGGGCCTGGCCTTCCAGATAAGGGATGATATACTTGGCACCTTCGGCGACCCCTCGAAGACAGGTAAGCCCATATACAGCGACTTAAGGCGTGGCAAAAAGACTATACTTGTAATAAAGGTTGCGAGGAGCAGCGAGAGCGCCAAGAAGCTCTTGATGGAGATCTTCTCCGGCAAAGCCAGCGAGGACAAGCTGAGTGAGGCTGCAGAGCTGATGAAGAGTCTAGGCGTTCTAGAATACGCACAGAAGTTGGCCGAGAGCTACTCGCAGCTTGCCGTGGAGAAGCTTGAGTTGCTTAGAGGAGCAGGGCTTGTAGTTGATGAGAAGGCTTACAGGGCTCTTAAGGACCTGGCGCTCTTCAGCGCCCAGAGGGAGAAATGA
- a CDS encoding glutamate--tRNA ligase, which yields MSSEDLRTLVYRATLRNAVQHEGKAQVNSVMSSLMAEKPELRRNARELAQLVKEMVDKVNSMSLDEQREALEREFGEVAEGKRRQETERKSLPPLPNAEEGKVVTRFAPNPDFAIHIGNARPAILSYEYARIYKGRMVLRFEDTDPRTKTPMKEAYDMIREDLRWLGIKWDEEYIQSLRMEIFYSTIREALSKGCAYVDLGKDESKKLIAEKGAPEYRNMQAEWQLEQFDKMLSGHYKEGDAVIRFKTNLEDPNPSLRDWVAFRIIDTSQHPHPLTGDKYIVWPTYNFAVSVDDHLMGITHVLRGKEHQLNTVKQSYVYRCFGWQEPTYIHFGRLKLEGFIMSKSYIKKIMSESSGEFMGLDDPRFGTIAGLRRRGILPESIRDVILDVGVRPGDAKLSWANLAATNRKKLDSMADRLMFVETSQGRGVRVRLSQQGCVTAKIPLHPNRPQAVREIKVCDGDNIYVPADDLKSSAVRLAGLGNYTVRLSDGMLVFKNDSLDEARREGYPIIQWVPERSAVNIRVLEPDGLKLVVHEGLVEGYVGNYTKGSRLQFIRFGFVIIDSIKPLTAILTHR from the coding sequence ATGAGCTCTGAGGACCTGAGAACACTCGTTTACAGGGCAACTCTCAGGAACGCTGTTCAGCATGAGGGAAAGGCGCAGGTAAACAGCGTCATGTCGTCACTTATGGCTGAGAAGCCAGAGCTCAGGAGGAATGCTAGGGAGCTGGCGCAGCTAGTTAAGGAGATGGTCGACAAGGTAAACTCTATGAGCCTTGACGAGCAGCGCGAGGCCTTAGAGAGGGAGTTCGGCGAGGTTGCCGAGGGGAAGAGGAGGCAGGAGACGGAACGCAAGTCACTGCCTCCCCTGCCAAACGCTGAAGAGGGCAAGGTTGTGACGAGGTTTGCACCCAACCCTGACTTCGCCATACACATAGGGAACGCGAGGCCTGCGATACTCAGCTACGAGTACGCCAGGATTTACAAGGGCAGGATGGTCCTCAGATTTGAGGACACGGACCCCAGGACTAAGACGCCGATGAAGGAAGCCTATGATATGATAAGGGAGGACCTGAGGTGGCTCGGCATAAAGTGGGACGAGGAGTACATACAGAGCCTTCGCATGGAGATATTCTACTCAACGATAAGGGAGGCGCTGTCGAAGGGATGTGCCTATGTTGACCTAGGTAAGGATGAGAGCAAGAAGCTCATAGCTGAGAAGGGGGCCCCAGAGTACAGGAACATGCAAGCGGAGTGGCAGCTTGAGCAGTTCGACAAGATGCTCTCAGGTCACTATAAGGAGGGTGACGCCGTCATAAGGTTTAAGACGAACCTGGAGGACCCTAACCCGAGCCTCAGGGACTGGGTTGCCTTCAGGATAATAGACACGTCGCAGCACCCGCACCCGCTAACTGGTGACAAGTATATAGTGTGGCCTACCTATAACTTCGCCGTGAGCGTTGACGACCACTTAATGGGCATAACCCACGTCCTCAGAGGGAAGGAGCACCAGCTCAACACAGTAAAGCAGAGCTACGTTTACAGGTGCTTCGGGTGGCAGGAGCCTACTTACATCCACTTTGGGAGGCTGAAGCTGGAGGGCTTCATAATGAGCAAGAGCTACATTAAGAAGATTATGAGCGAGAGCTCAGGCGAGTTCATGGGACTTGATGACCCAAGGTTTGGAACTATTGCAGGACTCAGAAGACGCGGCATACTGCCCGAGTCCATAAGGGACGTGATACTTGACGTTGGTGTGAGGCCTGGGGATGCCAAGCTCAGCTGGGCCAACCTGGCCGCCACTAATAGAAAGAAGCTAGACTCTATGGCTGACAGGCTTATGTTCGTCGAGACCTCTCAGGGCAGAGGCGTGAGGGTCAGGCTGAGCCAGCAGGGCTGCGTTACAGCGAAGATACCGCTTCATCCTAACAGGCCCCAGGCGGTGCGCGAGATAAAGGTATGCGATGGCGATAACATATATGTGCCCGCTGACGATCTTAAGTCTTCGGCCGTGAGGTTAGCAGGCCTTGGGAACTACACCGTGAGACTAAGCGATGGCATGCTAGTGTTTAAGAATGACAGCCTTGATGAGGCGAGAAGGGAAGGTTACCCAATTATCCAGTGGGTCCCCGAGAGGAGCGCCGTAAACATAAGGGTCCTGGAGCCCGACGGCTTAAAGCTAGTGGTTCACGAAGGCCTTGTTGAGGGCTACGTAGGCAACTACACGAAGGGCTCAAGGCTGCAGTTTATACGCTTCGGCTTTGTAATAATAGACTCTATCAAGCCCCTAACGGCCATACTGACGCACCGCTAG
- a CDS encoding phosphotransferase, translating to MFIVEGCGEKAFAPLSLTADGKALSELDSNEEWLNAALGGGASLPGRLKVNCRVTTRIRGIRVLSSGQRSVEYEAYASNDEKVLIKALRRHEPDNAEHLVLDYLTEKNFRWSPQLLCSVLFDGAPYLLITKFIEGLPAATEYVSSSFTRSVESTKALGSNIGKTLVDLHATLLECDAAWCRPEPISENDIRSWLRRLSWRAAWLREKAPHMLPSHDRALLSEAADSLEELAGDLEPLAERLMGTPKMRIHGDLHLYQVMKDSNDNVYFIDFGGEPYKTPASRLEKEPAVRDLAALARSLDYAGMMGEQLRTGGSLLQVTSWPPEDLLTWESETFKVILDSYVSEANSRGLGNLYDGIGALFFWLVERASYEAVYEIAARTGYHYVPLNALLRYRDGNDRLVSLIRSLA from the coding sequence ATGTTTATAGTTGAAGGCTGTGGTGAGAAGGCCTTTGCACCTCTGTCGCTGACGGCTGACGGCAAGGCTCTGAGCGAGCTCGACTCCAATGAGGAGTGGCTGAACGCGGCCCTTGGAGGCGGCGCAAGCCTCCCAGGGAGGCTTAAGGTTAATTGTCGTGTCACTACAAGGATAAGAGGAATTAGGGTTTTGAGCTCAGGGCAGAGGTCCGTAGAGTATGAAGCTTATGCAAGCAATGACGAAAAAGTTCTCATAAAGGCCTTAAGACGTCATGAGCCTGACAACGCCGAGCACTTAGTGCTCGACTACCTTACAGAAAAGAACTTCAGGTGGTCCCCACAGCTTCTCTGCTCCGTGCTCTTTGACGGCGCGCCATATTTGCTGATAACAAAATTCATAGAAGGCCTTCCAGCGGCAACCGAATACGTCAGCAGCTCATTTACAAGGTCTGTCGAGAGCACAAAGGCGTTAGGCTCAAACATAGGCAAGACATTAGTGGATCTGCATGCAACGCTTTTGGAGTGCGACGCTGCGTGGTGCAGGCCTGAACCCATAAGCGAGAATGATATAAGGTCGTGGTTAAGGAGATTAAGCTGGAGGGCAGCATGGCTGAGGGAAAAGGCCCCTCACATGCTTCCCTCCCACGACAGAGCGCTTCTCTCAGAGGCTGCGGACTCCCTTGAAGAGCTAGCAGGTGACTTAGAGCCCTTAGCTGAGAGGCTCATGGGAACCCCCAAGATGAGGATTCATGGGGACCTCCACCTCTATCAGGTGATGAAGGACTCCAATGATAACGTCTATTTCATAGACTTTGGCGGTGAGCCGTATAAGACGCCTGCAAGCAGACTTGAGAAGGAGCCCGCGGTGAGGGACCTGGCAGCCCTAGCCAGGAGCTTGGACTATGCTGGCATGATGGGTGAGCAGCTTAGGACTGGGGGGTCCTTGCTTCAGGTAACCTCCTGGCCTCCTGAGGACCTGCTCACATGGGAGAGCGAGACGTTTAAAGTAATCCTAGACTCATATGTATCCGAGGCCAACTCAAGGGGCCTTGGCAACCTTTACGACGGGATCGGGGCCCTCTTCTTCTGGCTAGTGGAGAGAGCTAGCTATGAGGCTGTTTATGAGATAGCTGCGCGCACCGGGTACCACTATGTGCCGCTCAACGCGCTGCTCAGGTACAGGGATGGCAATGACCGTTTAGTCAGCTTAATTAGGAGTCTAGCCTAG
- a CDS encoding glycoside hydrolase family 15 protein, which translates to MVSNGNIAALYDGNFYIRSIYYPMLDQHHNHSVNGAFKIGLWKDGQMIWLENVDKSISMDNLIARAVFRLGDATVELTSLASQTRPAIITKVSIRGEGLFRFIQYNDFRLNNSELGDTALYDPHLDAVVHYKGSTWFAVTSSHKLYEYTTGRRDQGSVLNDCQDGTLGKNPIAQGSVDSAISIAAKEFYLYIVAGKSYNDLVESVKDLRAEPGEHFERDSKYWSVLTEPFKDAKILKQSIAVLLGHMGNSGEVPASLDTSILKFNLDTYAYTWPRDAVHVAMALDSIGYWSFTRRFYEKLFTELMTPEGYLYQKYNADGTFGSTWHPWTSETEVSKNIQEDETALAVYGFWYHIVKANDYFLLREVYENLERAADFMASFINEKLSLPLMSYDLWEERLGVHTYTVAALYAAMKSAADIARRLGVWSKEDKWGRLAKVFQNGFREHMFNKDGGYFYRMIIIDKEKVVDVDKTVDSSILAAGLFGLVEPSDPMFDSTVKVVKDKLWVNRVGGLARYENDYYQRISADYSGIPGNPWIITTLWLAQAYMLQGNLDAAKQLVSWVNGVASPTGMLPEQVSPFDSVPLSVMPLAWSHAEYVKTHVMLNGGSFMPPKQ; encoded by the coding sequence ATGGTTAGCAACGGAAACATAGCAGCGCTCTATGATGGCAACTTTTACATAAGGAGCATTTACTATCCTATGCTTGACCAACATCATAACCACTCAGTGAACGGCGCCTTTAAGATAGGCCTGTGGAAGGACGGCCAAATGATATGGCTTGAGAACGTGGACAAGTCCATTTCAATGGACAACCTGATAGCCAGGGCCGTTTTTAGGTTAGGTGATGCAACTGTAGAGCTTACTTCGTTGGCTTCTCAAACGAGGCCGGCAATAATAACTAAGGTAAGCATAAGAGGTGAGGGGCTCTTTAGATTCATACAATACAATGACTTCAGGCTTAACAACAGCGAGCTCGGTGACACGGCGCTCTATGACCCCCATCTTGACGCCGTCGTCCATTACAAGGGAAGTACCTGGTTCGCGGTCACCTCGTCACATAAGCTTTACGAGTATACTACTGGAAGGAGAGATCAAGGTAGTGTGCTTAATGACTGCCAGGATGGCACGCTGGGTAAAAACCCAATAGCCCAGGGCTCTGTTGACAGTGCCATCTCCATAGCTGCCAAGGAATTCTATCTCTACATAGTCGCTGGGAAGAGCTACAACGACCTTGTGGAGTCTGTGAAAGACCTAAGGGCCGAGCCTGGCGAGCACTTTGAGCGTGATAGCAAGTACTGGAGCGTTCTCACCGAGCCTTTCAAGGATGCAAAGATCTTGAAGCAAAGTATAGCCGTGCTTCTCGGACACATGGGTAATAGCGGCGAGGTGCCTGCCTCGCTGGATACAAGCATACTTAAGTTTAACCTTGACACATATGCATATACATGGCCAAGGGACGCCGTTCACGTAGCCATGGCCCTTGACTCCATAGGTTACTGGTCCTTCACCAGGAGGTTCTATGAGAAGCTCTTCACTGAGCTGATGACCCCTGAAGGCTACCTTTATCAGAAATATAACGCTGATGGTACCTTCGGGAGCACGTGGCACCCGTGGACCTCTGAAACGGAGGTCAGCAAGAACATACAGGAAGATGAGACTGCCCTAGCGGTCTACGGTTTTTGGTATCATATAGTGAAAGCTAATGACTATTTCCTGTTACGTGAAGTTTATGAGAACTTAGAGAGAGCAGCAGACTTCATGGCAAGTTTCATTAATGAGAAGCTGTCCCTGCCCTTGATGAGCTACGATCTCTGGGAGGAGAGGTTAGGAGTTCACACGTACACTGTCGCTGCCCTTTACGCCGCCATGAAGAGCGCTGCAGATATAGCTAGGAGGCTTGGCGTGTGGAGTAAGGAGGATAAGTGGGGACGCTTAGCCAAGGTATTTCAGAACGGCTTCAGGGAGCATATGTTTAACAAAGATGGAGGCTACTTCTACAGGATGATAATAATAGACAAGGAGAAGGTCGTCGACGTTGATAAGACCGTGGACTCCTCTATCCTGGCGGCCGGCCTCTTTGGCCTTGTGGAACCCTCAGATCCCATGTTTGATAGCACAGTGAAAGTGGTTAAGGATAAACTGTGGGTCAACAGGGTAGGAGGCCTTGCAAGATATGAGAATGACTATTATCAGAGAATCAGCGCTGACTACTCCGGCATACCTGGCAACCCATGGATCATCACTACCCTCTGGCTTGCGCAAGCCTACATGTTGCAGGGCAACCTTGACGCTGCAAAGCAGCTAGTGTCATGGGTTAACGGCGTGGCGTCGCCAACCGGCATGCTACCTGAGCAGGTGAGCCCCTTTGACTCTGTGCCGCTCTCGGTCATGCCGCTCGCCTGGAGCCATGCCGAGTATGTGAAGACCCATGTTATGCTTAATGGAGGAAGCTTCATGCCGCCTAAGCAGTAA
- a CDS encoding GTP cyclohydrolase, FolE2/MptA family, whose protein sequence is MPVKRIGFRGVLKRILIKSPQGLFAFDAKINVYVDLSSNRKGAHLSRNVDAMQILDSFPQESWSLEGLAESIHDQLLNLHGYSDSAGVELYTTYWARAAFEDIESLEPVRVKVAVVGGRSKKTFLTSVSVKGFTVCPSAQRTIADMFNYSSTAPSHSQKVMLRGSVISRKLHIISIDDIASALWASLSAPAFTLLKRPQEARLVFGAHRNPRFAEDAVREAVRRLRCLVDENLPKDTVLKAEIYSLESIHPHNVFAVAEGKVEELPKIGCGD, encoded by the coding sequence GTGCCAGTTAAGAGAATAGGCTTCAGAGGCGTCCTGAAGAGGATCCTAATAAAGTCGCCTCAAGGACTCTTCGCCTTTGACGCAAAAATTAATGTCTACGTTGACCTTTCATCTAACAGAAAGGGCGCCCACCTATCCCGCAACGTTGACGCCATGCAGATTCTGGACTCCTTTCCTCAGGAATCGTGGAGCCTCGAGGGCCTCGCGGAGAGCATTCATGACCAGCTTCTAAACCTCCACGGCTACAGCGACAGCGCTGGCGTTGAGCTATACACAACGTACTGGGCTAGGGCCGCTTTCGAGGATATAGAGTCCCTAGAGCCCGTTAGAGTTAAAGTTGCTGTAGTGGGAGGCAGAAGCAAAAAAACCTTCCTGACCAGCGTCTCGGTTAAAGGCTTCACTGTATGCCCCAGTGCGCAGAGAACTATAGCTGATATGTTTAACTACAGTTCCACAGCGCCCAGCCATAGTCAGAAGGTGATGCTTAGGGGTTCCGTGATATCTCGCAAGCTTCACATCATTAGTATTGACGATATAGCTTCCGCGCTCTGGGCTTCGCTCTCAGCACCAGCCTTTACGTTACTTAAAAGACCTCAGGAGGCGAGACTAGTCTTCGGTGCCCACAGAAACCCAAGGTTTGCTGAAGACGCCGTTAGGGAAGCCGTGAGGAGGCTCAGGTGCCTAGTTGATGAGAACCTCCCTAAGGATACTGTACTTAAAGCAGAGATCTATAGCCTAGAGAGCATACACCCGCATAACGTCTTTGCTGTTGCTGAAGGAAAGGTGGAAGAGCTGCCTAAGATAGGCTGCGGCGACTGA